The following are encoded in a window of Brevibacillus sp. DP1.3A genomic DNA:
- a CDS encoding cysteine hydrolase family protein — MKALIVIDYTNDFVATDGALTCGEPGQAIERRIGELIRDFLAEGDFVVMAVDAHREQDPYHPETGLYPPHNIIGTAGRNLYGSIQEIYEEFEDTIHWMDKTRYSAFQGTDLALLLRTRGITEIHLVGVCTDICVLHTAIEGFYNGFSVVIHEDAVASFLPEGHKWALGHFQNQLGMTVRKK, encoded by the coding sequence ATGAAAGCTTTGATTGTGATCGACTACACGAATGATTTTGTCGCGACAGATGGTGCATTGACTTGTGGAGAGCCTGGTCAGGCTATTGAAAGACGCATTGGAGAGCTGATCCGCGACTTCCTCGCAGAAGGCGACTTTGTCGTCATGGCAGTCGACGCTCATCGCGAGCAGGACCCGTATCACCCTGAGACAGGACTCTACCCTCCGCACAACATTATCGGGACGGCTGGACGGAATTTGTATGGCAGCATTCAGGAGATTTACGAGGAATTCGAAGATACGATTCACTGGATGGATAAGACGCGCTACAGTGCTTTCCAAGGTACCGACCTTGCGCTATTGTTGCGTACGAGAGGTATTACCGAGATTCATCTGGTAGGTGTCTGCACGGACATTTGTGTACTCCATACAGCGATTGAAGGCTTCTATAACGGCTTTTCTGTCGTCATCCACGAGGATGCTGTAGCGAGCTTTCTTCCAGAAGGCCACAAATGGGCTCTCGGTCATTTTCAGAACCAGCTTGGCATGACTGTTCGAAAAAAATAA
- the nadD gene encoding nicotinate-nucleotide adenylyltransferase, whose translation MRIGIYGSSFDPITYSHLFTAATVAHRRRLDKVIFVPCSSKRHDKKLQTEDVHRLHMLKLALASSTHKTNKYDEPLFEISTVEMDALPGETYTYDTMMHMKKKYPNDELFFIMGSDLLEGLSNWGNAEKLIAGFNFIVMSREGYPTADLIAEDALLRNHDEHFLIMSKGINMGISSTYIRDEIRKGGDPSFLLPDACLQYIYEKGIYKEPYV comes from the coding sequence ATGCGAATCGGCATTTATGGCAGCAGCTTTGATCCCATAACCTATAGCCATTTGTTCACCGCAGCGACCGTCGCTCACCGGAGACGACTGGACAAAGTCATTTTCGTACCATGCTCTTCAAAGCGTCATGATAAAAAATTGCAGACAGAGGACGTCCATCGCTTGCACATGCTCAAACTGGCTTTAGCAAGCAGTACACACAAAACAAACAAATATGACGAACCTCTTTTCGAGATTTCTACAGTCGAGATGGATGCCTTGCCAGGTGAAACCTATACGTACGATACGATGATGCACATGAAAAAGAAGTACCCGAACGACGAGCTCTTTTTCATCATGGGGTCGGATTTGTTAGAGGGACTGTCGAACTGGGGTAACGCTGAAAAGCTGATCGCAGGCTTCAACTTCATCGTGATGTCGCGTGAAGGCTATCCGACCGCTGACCTGATCGCCGAGGACGCGCTGCTGCGCAATCACGACGAGCATTTTCTCATTATGAGCAAAGGCATCAACATGGGAATCAGCTCTACCTACATCCGAGACGAAATCCGCAAGGGCGGCGATCCCAGCTTCCTGTTGCCGGATGCTTGCCTTCAGTACATTTATGAAAAAGGAATCTACAAAGAGCCCTACGTATAA
- a CDS encoding NUDIX domain-containing protein: MSTSPLRAKRIHYRTKKYRSPDGLPTDICLFTILSIPRQTKTKSLPLKQLAVLLIKRKSDTFGEQWALPGGFSHESETLDECAYRELKEETNIDRDVHIEQLKTYYKPGRDPRGWIPSVAYVSLVHEDLLKHTQASDDASDALLFPIEEAFALNLAFDHREILTDALQRVREQMLQTTIAKAFLPDEFTLSELLQVIETVVPSFSAKDRGNFERRLLATTRRQGLLEPVLSADGQPVYSTEFSNSPAKLYRFTGFTPTAMIY; this comes from the coding sequence GTGAGTACGTCACCCCTTCGAGCCAAACGCATCCACTATCGTACCAAAAAGTACCGCTCGCCGGATGGACTTCCTACAGATATTTGCCTCTTTACGATCCTTTCCATCCCGCGCCAAACGAAAACAAAATCACTGCCACTCAAGCAATTGGCCGTCCTTTTGATCAAGCGAAAAAGCGATACATTTGGAGAGCAATGGGCCTTACCCGGCGGATTTTCCCATGAATCGGAGACACTGGACGAATGCGCCTATCGTGAATTGAAAGAAGAGACGAATATTGACCGCGATGTACACATCGAGCAGTTGAAGACGTACTACAAGCCAGGTAGAGACCCTCGTGGTTGGATCCCGAGTGTTGCCTATGTCTCCCTCGTTCATGAAGATTTATTGAAACACACACAGGCTAGCGACGATGCATCAGACGCGCTGCTGTTTCCGATTGAAGAAGCTTTTGCCCTCAACCTTGCTTTTGATCATCGTGAAATTTTGACTGACGCCTTACAGCGAGTTCGTGAGCAGATGCTGCAAACGACTATCGCCAAAGCGTTTTTGCCAGATGAGTTTACCTTGAGCGAACTGCTGCAAGTGATCGAGACCGTCGTTCCGTCCTTTTCGGCAAAAGATCGCGGAAATTTCGAGCGGCGCTTGCTTGCGACAACCAGACGGCAAGGATTGCTCGAGCCAGTTCTATCAGCTGACGGACAGCCTGTCTACTCGACCGAGTTTTCGAATTCACCAGCCAAGCTCTATCGCTTTACAGGCTTTACCCCAACTGCCATGATTTACTGA
- a CDS encoding cell wall metabolism sensor histidine kinase WalK, with protein MTMNRNNQWAAFLEPNSLRYQLLSRSLFILSGLLLLIGMIQYLLMEQFLFRSKAESLLNLAVTVPYQVLEDTETLPKYDQYVSALLSLRTPDIKYAFIDNDANVTELFANPSEGYSPRFPDSLYREILASGVCTFKYKILEGSTGKDYLVVLAPIKSPEQLQGIVQLSTPVGSMREVLFPQLIIFFSASALALLIGLLTYVPVLRRTLNPLSRIEVTVERINAGNLDERLPMDQGQMEIDQLSAVFNGMLERLETSFKIEQEAGERMRRFVADASHELRTPLTSIHGFLEVLLRGAAANPEHLQKALKSMYGETERLNKLVNDLLYLARMDREPAFLLQEGQLDAVVHSMESQLMVLAGDRNVHFRVEPNVTATFDCDGMKQVILNLFQNAVQHTDPVNGEIELTLSKIANGIELTFRDNGAGIAPEHVPHVFDRFYRIESSRARKSGGAGLGLSITQSIVENHRGKIDVQSSLGTGTVFRVWLPNGLKEVQKTEVVG; from the coding sequence ATGACGATGAATCGAAACAATCAATGGGCCGCCTTCCTAGAACCGAACTCTTTGCGTTATCAGCTTTTGTCACGTTCGTTATTTATCTTATCTGGGTTGCTGCTTCTAATCGGCATGATTCAATACTTATTGATGGAGCAGTTCTTGTTTCGCAGCAAAGCGGAAAGCTTGTTAAATCTGGCAGTTACCGTTCCTTATCAGGTCTTGGAAGATACGGAAACGCTCCCGAAATACGATCAGTATGTCAGCGCGTTGCTCTCCTTGCGTACACCTGATATCAAGTATGCCTTTATTGATAACGACGCCAATGTGACGGAGCTGTTTGCGAATCCGAGCGAAGGCTATTCCCCACGCTTTCCTGATAGTTTATACCGCGAGATCTTAGCTAGTGGCGTATGCACTTTTAAATATAAAATTTTGGAAGGTAGCACTGGGAAGGATTATTTAGTCGTGCTGGCACCTATCAAATCACCTGAACAGCTGCAAGGAATCGTACAACTGAGTACACCTGTCGGCTCGATGCGGGAAGTGCTATTTCCACAGCTGATCATTTTCTTCTCTGCATCTGCACTCGCCTTGCTAATTGGCTTGTTAACCTATGTGCCTGTGCTCCGCCGTACGCTGAACCCACTTTCTCGTATTGAGGTTACAGTTGAGCGGATTAATGCGGGTAATTTGGATGAACGACTGCCGATGGATCAAGGCCAAATGGAGATTGATCAATTATCGGCGGTCTTTAACGGAATGCTGGAGCGGTTGGAAACCTCCTTTAAAATCGAGCAAGAAGCTGGAGAACGGATGCGACGCTTTGTAGCAGACGCTTCGCACGAATTGCGAACACCGCTGACATCCATCCATGGTTTTTTGGAGGTGCTGCTACGCGGTGCGGCGGCAAATCCCGAACATTTGCAGAAAGCTTTGAAAAGCATGTACGGCGAGACAGAGCGGCTGAACAAACTGGTTAATGATTTGCTCTACCTGGCTCGGATGGATCGGGAACCGGCTTTTCTTTTGCAAGAAGGGCAGTTGGACGCGGTCGTGCACAGTATGGAATCGCAGCTCATGGTCCTGGCAGGTGACCGAAACGTTCATTTCCGCGTAGAACCGAATGTTACGGCTACTTTCGATTGTGACGGAATGAAGCAAGTTATTCTCAATCTGTTTCAAAATGCGGTGCAGCATACTGACCCTGTGAACGGTGAGATCGAGCTTACATTGAGCAAGATTGCCAATGGGATTGAACTGACGTTCAGAGATAATGGGGCAGGGATCGCACCGGAGCATGTCCCGCATGTATTCGACCGTTTCTATCGGATTGAATCCTCACGCGCACGCAAAAGCGGAGGTGCTGGCTTGGGGCTGTCGATCACCCAATCCATCGTAGAAAATCATCGTGGAAAAATTGACGTACAAAGCAGCTTGGGAACTGGGACCGTGTTTCGCGTCTGGTTGCCTAACGGTTTGAAAGAGGTCCAGAAGACAGAAGTTGTTGGTTGA
- a CDS encoding response regulator transcription factor, with protein MSLNKGIKILLVDDEPTILQFLEMGLENEGFQVLTAQDGMTAVTMVKEHQPHVVILDVMMPGMDGFEVCRMLKKIQNVATIMLTAREDVEDRVKGLTLGADDYMIKPFSFEELLARIHARIRNHYPHLLSKVHLGPFQIDDRRKEITYEETLLELSPTEYSLLKYLVTNHGLVLSKPMILDNVWGYDFGGEENIVEVYIRSLRDKLNDRQHRIIRTLRGAGYRVDFV; from the coding sequence ATGAGCCTAAACAAAGGCATTAAAATATTGCTTGTCGATGATGAACCGACCATCCTGCAATTTTTGGAGATGGGTCTTGAAAATGAAGGTTTTCAAGTATTGACGGCACAAGATGGGATGACTGCCGTGACCATGGTAAAGGAGCATCAGCCCCATGTCGTCATTCTCGATGTGATGATGCCAGGCATGGACGGCTTCGAGGTATGCCGGATGTTGAAAAAGATACAGAATGTAGCAACGATCATGCTGACAGCCAGAGAAGACGTGGAGGATCGGGTAAAAGGGCTGACGCTTGGTGCCGATGATTATATGATCAAGCCGTTTAGCTTTGAGGAGCTACTTGCCCGTATTCATGCGCGCATTCGCAATCATTACCCACATCTGCTCTCCAAGGTACATCTCGGCCCCTTCCAGATCGATGACAGGCGAAAGGAAATTACCTACGAGGAAACGCTTCTAGAGCTATCGCCAACGGAATACTCTTTGCTGAAATATTTGGTGACGAATCACGGCTTGGTGCTGAGTAAACCAATGATTTTGGATAACGTGTGGGGCTATGATTTCGGTGGGGAGGAGAACATTGTCGAGGTGTATATTCGCTCCCTGCGTGACAAACTGAACGATCGTCAGCATCGAATCATTCGCACATTGCGCGGTGCGGGCTATCGGGTTGATTTTGTATGA
- a CDS encoding aminotransferase, which produces MNTQVKVKNRLSNTVQSLKPSGIRRFFDLAASMEGVISLGVGEPDFVTPWRMREASISSLERGHTAYTSNAGMLPLRVEIQKYLEERFSVSYHPETEILVTVGASEAIDIALRAILDPGDEVLVVEPCYVSYEPVIRLAGGVPVFLKTTMENQFKLTPQELETHITARTKAIIFCYPNNPTGGTMTAEEWKTLLPIIEKHDLMVISDEIYAELTYGRMHDSIAALPGMKDRTILISGFSKAFAMTGWRLGYVCASPDLLAGMLKIHQYTMLCAPTMAQMAALEALRHGRSDKERMIESYRQRRNYVVDGFRQIGLTCHEPDGAFYAFPSVASTGLSSSEFAEKLLMEEKVAVVPGDVFGESGQGHIRCSYATSMEQLKKALERMESLMGRLS; this is translated from the coding sequence GTGAATACACAAGTCAAAGTCAAAAACCGTTTATCCAATACAGTTCAATCATTGAAGCCATCAGGCATTCGCCGCTTTTTCGATTTGGCAGCATCGATGGAGGGAGTCATTTCCTTAGGTGTAGGGGAGCCTGATTTCGTTACTCCTTGGCGCATGAGAGAAGCTTCGATTTCTTCGCTGGAGCGTGGACATACAGCTTATACATCCAATGCAGGTATGCTGCCATTGCGTGTGGAAATTCAGAAATACTTGGAAGAACGTTTTTCTGTCAGCTATCATCCAGAGACAGAAATTCTCGTGACGGTTGGTGCCAGCGAAGCGATTGATATCGCACTGCGTGCCATTCTCGATCCGGGTGATGAAGTGTTGGTTGTGGAACCTTGCTATGTCTCCTATGAACCAGTCATTCGCTTAGCTGGCGGGGTGCCGGTTTTCCTGAAAACAACGATGGAAAACCAGTTCAAGCTGACACCGCAAGAGCTGGAGACGCACATCACCGCGCGTACAAAAGCAATCATCTTCTGCTATCCAAATAACCCGACTGGGGGGACTATGACGGCAGAAGAGTGGAAAACGCTTTTGCCGATCATTGAAAAGCATGACCTCATGGTGATCTCCGATGAGATTTATGCGGAACTTACCTACGGTCGAATGCACGATAGTATCGCGGCTCTGCCAGGGATGAAAGATCGGACGATCCTGATCTCCGGTTTTTCCAAAGCATTCGCGATGACCGGCTGGCGTCTGGGATATGTCTGCGCGTCGCCTGATTTGCTCGCAGGCATGCTGAAAATCCATCAGTACACCATGTTGTGTGCACCGACAATGGCTCAGATGGCTGCATTGGAAGCTCTGCGTCATGGACGTTCTGATAAGGAAAGAATGATTGAGAGCTACCGTCAGCGCCGCAATTATGTGGTAGATGGATTCCGTCAAATCGGATTGACTTGCCACGAGCCGGACGGAGCATTCTACGCATTCCCGTCTGTAGCTTCTACAGGCCTCAGCTCTTCTGAGTTTGCAGAGAAGCTGCTGATGGAGGAAAAGGTAGCTGTCGTACCTGGAGATGTGTTCGGCGAAAGCGGACAGGGGCATATCCGTTGTTCTTATGCAACATCGATGGAGCAGTTGAAGAAGGCTCTAGAACGTATGGAGAGCTTGATGGGACGACTGTCATAA
- a CDS encoding Lrp/AsnC family transcriptional regulator: protein MDRLKQRELLHLLEEDSRMSAEQIGKMIGEPTEVVEQTIAALEAEKVIVKYPALVNWERVDDHPYVNAMIDVKVTPKRDVGFDEVAERICRFPEVKAVYLMSGASYDLSIILEGKTMKEVATFVSQKLSTLDSVVSTATHFILKRYKHDGIELEDRDEDHRMVVTP, encoded by the coding sequence ATGGATCGCTTGAAGCAAAGAGAGCTGTTACACCTGTTGGAAGAAGACAGTCGCATGAGCGCTGAGCAAATCGGAAAAATGATCGGGGAGCCGACTGAGGTCGTTGAACAGACGATTGCAGCATTGGAAGCTGAGAAGGTCATTGTCAAATATCCAGCGCTGGTGAACTGGGAGCGTGTGGACGATCATCCGTACGTGAACGCCATGATTGATGTGAAAGTGACGCCGAAGCGCGATGTCGGCTTTGATGAAGTGGCGGAGCGAATCTGCCGTTTCCCAGAAGTGAAGGCTGTTTACTTGATGTCTGGTGCAAGCTATGACTTGTCGATTATTTTGGAAGGCAAAACGATGAAAGAGGTAGCCACTTTTGTTTCGCAAAAGCTGTCCACTCTCGATTCCGTTGTCTCAACAGCTACACACTTTATTTTGAAACGTTACAAGCACGATGGCATTGAGCTGGAAGATCGTGACGAAGATCACAGGATGGTGGTTACGCCGTGA
- a CDS encoding YceI family protein — MKKNSVILTASVATLVVGIGGYMLYDYFVGNHVEIQPAAAVTTASSTALSTPLTADQLNKKWTINDQSKVYFSVTTSKETVNFEMDGITGSWDVNLSAPDQMKATASADLNKLNSGNEKRDTHIKSPDYFDTAVNPAATFEAKSFENWPTTWTEGQKASFTINGVLTVKGLAKDVKINADAIYSQGKLQLEGTSVVTFGDFGLTSPHTIVAKTEENINITLRLALDAV, encoded by the coding sequence ATGAAAAAGAATTCGGTTATCCTGACAGCATCAGTTGCCACGCTTGTGGTCGGTATCGGAGGTTACATGCTCTATGACTATTTCGTGGGAAACCATGTGGAGATTCAGCCTGCAGCTGCGGTAACCACAGCCTCATCTACCGCTTTGTCAACACCTTTGACAGCAGATCAACTGAATAAAAAATGGACAATCAATGACCAGTCCAAAGTCTATTTCTCCGTAACTACGTCGAAAGAAACGGTAAACTTTGAAATGGACGGCATTACTGGTAGCTGGGATGTAAACCTCTCTGCACCAGATCAAATGAAAGCAACAGCTTCCGCAGACTTGAATAAGCTGAACTCCGGTAATGAAAAGCGCGACACCCATATCAAATCTCCAGATTACTTTGATACAGCCGTGAACCCTGCAGCTACATTTGAAGCGAAATCTTTTGAGAACTGGCCAACCACTTGGACAGAAGGCCAAAAAGCTTCGTTCACCATCAATGGCGTCCTGACCGTAAAAGGACTTGCCAAAGACGTGAAAATTAATGCTGACGCGATTTATTCCCAAGGCAAGCTGCAGTTGGAAGGAACGTCCGTCGTAACGTTTGGTGACTTCGGATTGACTAGCCCTCATACAATCGTGGCCAAAACGGAAGAAAACATTAACATTACATTGCGACTCGCGCTGGATGCTGTTTAA